Genomic DNA from Pseudomonas fitomaticsae:
ATCGAGTATGCCGTCCTGACCGTGGGTGGTGAACGGGTCGAGGGCGACGTCGGTGATCACGCCCAGCTCGGGGAATCGGTCACGCAGCGCGCGGGTGGCGCGCTGGGCAATACCTTCGGGATTCCAGGCTTCGGCGGCATCGAGGGATTTGAGTTCGGGCGGGGTAACCGGGAACAACGCCAGCGCCGGAATCCCCAGTTCGACCCATTTGGCGGCTTCTTCAAGCAGCAGGTCGATGGTCAGGCGTTCGACACCCGGCATCGAGGCCACCGCTTCGCGGCGGTTTTCACCGTCGAGCACGAACACCGGCAGGATCAGGTCATCGACCGTCAACACATTCTCACGCACCAGCCGCCGGGAAAAATCATCACGGCGATTGCGACGCAGGCGGGTGGCAGGGAACAGACGGTTGGCTGGGGTAAAGCTCACGGCAGACTCCTGAGCCCGCGCAAACGGGCGAGCGTGACAGTTATAGACGGCCATTATGACGAACAGATGACAGTTGTGTGAGACCTGTGACGTGTAGTCGCATTCCATTCTCAGCGTAGGAATTGTTCACGTCGAGACACATTTCGACACTTTCCTGAATGTGTCCGAAGGGTTAGGCTGCGCGTTCATTTCGCCAGCACCCAGACAATGCTCCAACAATTTCTGCATGACTTCGGCTACTTTGCCCTGTTTCTCGGCACGTTTTTCGAAGGCGAAACCATCCTGGTGCTCGCGGGCTTCCTCGCGTTCCGTGAATACATGGACATCAAACTGGTGGTGGTCGTAGCGTTCTTCGGCAGCTATGCCGGCGATCAGCTGTGGTACTTCCTGGGCCGCAAGCATGGGCGCAAATTGCTGGCGCGCAAACCGCGCTGGCAGATGATGGGCGACCGCGCGCTGGAACACATCCGCAAGCACCCGGACATCTGGGTTCTGAGCTTTCGCTTCGTGTACGGCCTGCGCACGGTGATGCCGGTGGCGATCGGCCTGTCGGGCTATCCGCCGGGACGTTATCTGCTGCTCAACGGTATCGGCGCCGCGATCTGGGCCACCGCCCTGGCCGCTGCCGCCTACCACTTCGGCGCTGTGCTCGAAGGCATGCTCGGCAGCATCAAGAAGTATGAGTTGTGGGTGCTGGGCGCGCTGCTGGTGCTCGGCCTGGGCCTGTGGCTACGCCGCCGGTTCAAGAATGCCCGGCTGGCGAAAAAGGTCTACGAAGAAGAGCAGGCCGAGCAACTGGCCAAGGCCGAACGGCACCAAGCCGAAATGGCCAAGTCCGTCGACCCTAAGACGCCAGCCGAGTAAGTCGCTGGCGGCAGCAATACAGCCCGATGCCGCTGAGCAGGCTGTAACTGAGCAGGCCGACCCATATTCCCGGGCTGGCCGGCCACAGCCCGACCAGCGGCGCCAGCCACACCAGCGGCAGGTTCGATGCCAGCCGCAGCACTTCCATCTTTCCCGCCCACGGGCGATTCTCCAGGGCCACGCCCAACACGAACAAACCGAACGCCACCACGCCCCAGCCGAGCAGCAATGCAGCGGTGGGCAAACTGCGTTCCAGATTCAGCAGATAACTGCCCAGCGCCACATACACGCCGAACTGCAACCCCACGTACCACTGCTGACGACTGTCCAGGGGCACCTCGAATTTGCGGAACTGGCTCAGGTCCGGCTTGCTCATCGGGTACTTCGCCGCGACGTCCGCCGGGCGCCAGCCGGTGCGCATGAACCAGATCCGGATCTTGTCCCACACGCGTTCGGCCCGGCGCGCGTCATCCCATAGCTGCACGTAGAACTGCAGGTTGGCCCACAACGGATTCCAGCTCGCCAGCGGCGTGGTCACGCCGAAAATCACCGGCTCGTTGTCGTCCTCTTCCTGGAACGAGCCGAACATACGGTCCCAAATAATGAACACCCCGCCGTAGTTGCGATCCATGTAGAGAGCGTTCTGTGCATGGTGGGCCCGATGATTGGACGGCGTGACGAAGCACCACTCGAACCAGCCGAGCTTGGGAATGTGCCGGGTGTGGACCCAGAACTGATACAGCAGATTCAGCGCCGCGACAGTGACGAACACCAGCAACGGCACCCCGAGTACCGCCATCGGCAGGTAGAAAATCCAGCCCAGCAGAAACCCGGTGCTGGTCTGGCGCAAGGCCGTGGAAAGGTTGTAGTCCTCGCTCTGGTGATGCACCGAATGCGCGGCCCAGAGGATGTTGCGTTCATGGCCCATGCGATGCAGCCAGTAATAGCAGAAGTCATACAAGACAAAGGCAAACACCCAGACCCAGACGCTGTCCGCGGGCAACCTGACCAGCGCCAGATGCTCCAGGGCAAACGCATAGGTCACCAGGCCCACACCCTTGGTCAACAGGCCGGTGGTGGTCGACAACACCCCGGTGCTGATGCTGTTCACCGCATCGGCCAGGCGATAGTTGCTCACCCCGCGGCAGCGGTCGGCGATGAGCTCCGCCGCCATCAATACGAAGAAGAACGGCACCGCATACAGAATGAAGTTCATGTCGCGCCCTGATCGAGATCCGTGTGGACAGATCCTAGGTGTAGCCGCGGCTTGCCCCTATGGCAACGAACGCCAATTTAGTGGACATTTAACGCCATGAATCTGGAGAGAAACCCATGAGCAAAAAAGTTGCAGTGATCCTGTCCGGTTGCGGCGTGTACGACGGCGCCGAGATCCACGAGAGCGTCATCACCCTGCTGCGCCTCGACCAGCGCGGCGCCCAGGTGCAGTGCTTCGCCCCGAACATCGCGCAATTGCATGTGATCAACCACCTGACCGGTGAAGAAATGCCTGAATCGCGAAACGTGCTGGTGGAATCGGCACGCATCGCCCGGGGCAACGTCAAGGATCTGCGTGAGGCCGATGTCGAGGACTTCGATGCGCTGATCGTGCCCGGCGGTTTCGGTGCAGCGAAGAACCTGTCGAACTTCGCCATCGAAGGCGCGGGCTGCACCGTGCAGCCGCAAGTGCTGGCGCTGGCCGAAGCCTTTGCCGAAGCGGGCAAGCCGGTGGGCCTGATCTGCATCTCGCCGGCGCTGGCCGCGAAGATCTACGGCCCGGGCGTGATCTGCACCATCGGCAACGACGCCGACACGGCCGCCGCCATGAACAAGATGGGCGCCACCCACGAAGACTGCGCGGTGACCGATATCATCGAAGACAAGGCGCGCAAACTGGTGACCACCCCGGCGTACATGCTGGCGCAGACGATCAGCGAGGCGGCTTCGGGGATCAACAAGCTGGTGGACCGCGTCCTCGAATTGACCCACGAAAACGACGTCTGACCTCTTGGTCGAATACAAAACCAATGTGGGAGCGGGCTTGCTCGCGAAGACGTCAGGTCAGACACCGATTCGTTGAATGACACACCGCCTTCGCGAGCAAGCCCGCTCCCACAAGGGATTTGTGTAATGTTCAGGGTTTGCGGGTGAGCCTGGTGAGGATCCGATCCAGCGCATTGGCGAACGCCTGCTTCTCCCGGTCACCGAACGGCGCCGGGCCACCGCTGACCTGGCCCTGTTCACGCAGGTCGGTGAACAGGTTGCGTGTCGCCAGCCGCTCGCCCATGTTCTGCGCGTCGAACTCCTTGCCTCGCGGGTCCAGCGCTGCAACACCCTTCTTCACCAGCCGGTCGGCCAGCGGGATGTCGCTGCAGATCACCAGTTCGCCCGGCACTGCGTGCTCCACCAGATAATCATCCGCCGCATCCGGGCCACTCGGCACCACGATCAGCTTGACGATCGCCAGCGCCGGTTTGCTCTGCGGCTGCCCCGCCACCAGCACCACTTCGAAGCGGCGCTTGAGGGCGAACTTCACCACCAGCTCCTTGGCCATCTTCGGGCAGGCGTCGGCGTCGATCCATACGCGCATCATCTCAAGCCGCCACGCGGCGCTTTTCCGCCACCCAACTGCGGCCATACAGCACGATGATCGCCGCAATCGCCACGGCCTGCGCCGTCAGCGAATAGGCATCGGCGTGAATCCCCAGCCAGTCGAAATCGAAGAACGCCACCGGCCGGGTGCCGAAGATCCCGGCTTCCTGCAACGCCTTAACGCCGTGGCCCGCGAACACCACCGACAATGCACAGAGCAGTGCTGCGTTGATGCTGAAGAACAGCGTCAACGGCAGTTTCGCCGAGCCGCGCAGGATCACCCACGCCAGACCGAACAGCAGCACCAGCGCCGTCGCACCGCCAGCGAGTACCGCGTTATGCCCGGCGGGACCGGCCTGCAGCCACAGGGTTTCGTAGAACAGGATCACTTCGAACAGCTCGCGGTACACCGAGAAGAACGCCAGGATCGCAAAACCGAAACGCCCGCCTCCGCCCACCAGACTCTGCTTGATGTAATCCTGCCAGGCCGCCGCGTGCCGACGGTCGTGCATCCACACCCCGAGCCACAACACCATGACGCTGGCGAACAGCGCCGTGGCGCCTTCGAGCAGTTCACGCTGGGAGCCGCTGACATCGATCACATACGCCGCCAGCGCCCAGGTGCCGAGGCCGGCGAGCAGCGCCAGCCCCCAGCCGACGTTGACGCTGCGCACCGCCGATTGCTGGCCGGTGTTGCGCAGGAACGCGAGGATCGCCGCCAGCACCAGAATCGCTTCCAGACCTTCGCGCAGCAGAATCAGCAAGCCGGAGATGTAGCTCAGCGACCAGCTCAGACCATCGCTGCCCAACAGGCCGGCGGATTCCTTGAGTTTGGCCTTGGCCGCGTCCAGACGCTGCTCGGCCTGCAACACCGGCAAGCCGTCCTGCAGCGATTGCCGATAGGCCATCAGGGATTTTTCGGTGTCCTTGCGTACGTTGGCGTCGACGTTGTCCAGCGAACTCTCGACCAGTTCGAAGCCTTCCAGATACGCCGCCACCGACAGGTCATAAGCCTGATCGTGCTCACCGGCGCGGTACGCCGCCAGGCTCTTGTCCAGGGTCGCGGCGGTGTAGTCGAGCAACTGCGCCGGACCGCGCTTGACCTGCGGCGGCTGCGCCCGCTGGACACGGAAGATCGCGGCGGCTCCAGGGCCTTCGGCGGCCTGCACTTCGGCCGGGGTCTGGCGGGCCAGGTCGGCGATGTTGTAGGTCTTGTCGGATTTGGCCGTGGCCGGATCGGCGCTGAACTGTGCGATATAGGTCGCCAGGTCCCAGCGCTGACGATCGTCCAGTTGATCGGCGAAGGCTGGCATGTCAGTGCCTTCCACGCCTTGGCCGAGGGTGCTGTAGATCGCGTAGAGGCTCAGGTGATCCATCCGCGCAGCGTCGCGCAGATTGGCCGGTGCCGGCGTCATGCCGAGACCCGCCGGGCCGTCGCCGGCACCCGTGTCGCCGTGGCACACCGAACAGTTTTGCGCGTACAGCGGCGCACCACGGGTCGGGTCGGGGGTGATGATCGGGGCCTGGCTGACTTCATAGGCCACCGCCAGTTTCGCCCCCAGTTGCCGGGCCTGACGGGCTACTTCCGCGCCGTCCTGTTTCGCCGTGATCGCGGCGTGCAAGGCAGTGACGCCCTGCTCCAGCGCCGCTTTCTCCGGTTTGGCCGGCAGGCCGGCGATCAGCCCTTGCAGCACCTGGGTGAATTCCAGTTGCTCACGGTATTCGCCATCGTCGATGACCTTGCCTGAATCCACCGTCGGCGGGTAATCGGCGCTGATGTAATCGAGCAGGTGCAGCGCTTGCGGCGCGCCTTCCACGGTGTCGGCCAGCAGATTGAAGCTGCTCAGGGCGCACAACGGGAACACCAGCCAGGCCAGGAATCGGGACGCGGCAGTCATGAATGAGTCTCAAGTGGAAATGCGAAGTTACATATTGTTCACGTCGTGGAAGATTCCCTCAAGCTTTCTTGGTGTTTCACCCTGCGGCCAATCAAATAGCCATCATCCGACCCTATAATCCGCTACCTCACTTGCGCCTATCGATCAAGGAAGTCTCCACGCCATGCGCCACAGCTTGCTCCTGCCCCTGTTGATCGCTGTCGTTGTCCAACTGAGCGGCTGCGGTGCGTATCGCAATTACGACCTGGAACTGGAGCAGACCTCCGACCAGTTGAAGGCCGGCAACATCGATGCCTCACTTGCCCTGATCGAGGCACACAATCCGGACGAAGAAAAAGACCTGCTCTACTACTTCGAAAAAGGCTCCGTACTCAGTGCCGGGGGTGAATTTGCACAGAGCCAGAACGCATGGCGCAGTGCCGAGAAAATAGTCATTGAGCGCCAGGACGCCATCGAGACGACGGGAGACAAGTTGCTGGCCGCGATGGGTGACCACTGGGGCAGCATCATCAACGACAAACTGCGCCGCTACGATGGCTACGACTACGAAAAAGTCATGCTGACCACGCAAATGGCCCTGAACCAGTTGGCCGTGAATGACTTCGACGGTGCCCGTGCGGATATCAAGAAAACCCACGAACGCGAAGCGTTGATCGCCCGGCAACGAGAGCGGGAATACGAGCGTGTCGAGGAGGCCGCCAAAAACCAGGGCGCGCGGGTGCATTACAAGGACTTGCAGGGTTACCCGGTCGTCATGCTGGACTCGCCTGCAGTCATCGCTCTGAAAAACGGCTATCAAAGTGCATTCAGTCACTATCTCGCCGGTTTCACCTATGAAGCGCTCGGGGAAAAAGATCTTGCTGCGCCGGGTTACCGGCAGGCGATCGAACTGCGGCCGGACATGGCGTTTTTTCAACAGGCCTTGCGCGATCTGGACGACCCGGGACGCAAAGCCGATGAAAGCGACGTGCTGATCATTGTGCAAAGCGGTCTGGCACCGGGCCGCAGTTCGGTCCGCGTGCCTTATCCCGTGAAGCTCGCGGACGGTCAGGTCATCGTCGCCAATGTGTCGTTTCCGGTGATGGTGGCGGACACGTCCACTGCACCGATCAACCAGCTCGGCATCGACGGACGGCAACAAAAGCTGATTGCGGTCAACAGCATCACTGACATGTCTCTGCGCACCCTGCGTGACGATATGCCCGGCATTATTCAACGCACGACGTATCGGGCATTTCTGGCGGCTGACGTTCAGGGCACCGACAACCGGAGAAACCCGGCCAAGGCCTCTTACGTCACCCGATACGACGGTTTCGAACAGGCGGACACCCGCGTCTGGCGCACGCTGCCGAACCTGACTCAGGTCACGCGCCTGCGCCTGAAAAAAGGCGACCACCTGATCAGCCTGCCAAACGCACCGGGGACTGCGCCGCTGAGAATCCGAATCGACCAGAACCATCAAGTCATTGGTGTTCGCGTCCTGGGCGACCGGGTATTTGCCAGCGGGAGTGCTTTCCAGACTGCCGATTCAGCGGCAGCCCGCGTGGTATCCGGCCTGAAATAAGTAATGGCACCTAACTGACCGGTGCTATTAAAAAGCTATTACATAGCCAGCATCGCCCGCTTATAATGCCGCGCCCGCGCTATCGCGTTGCGGCATTAAAGCTCCTCTTGTTATGAGGAATTGGCAGGAGGCCAGCGCCCCTGCCGATCGGTCCCAGCAGCCCGACCCGCACCCGAGGCTGTCGCTACTCATGGAAGAAGTACCCCATGGCATTTCGCGCCCCTACCCTGATCGCGCTCAGCGCTGTCACCCTGCTGTCCGGCTGTTCGGCGTTTCGCAACTACGATTCCGAACTGGCCCAGACCAACCAGCAACTGGCTACCGGCAACGTCGACGCCGCCCTGACCCTGCTGGAAAAGAACAACACCGGCCCGGACAAGGACCTGCTCTATTACTTCGAGAAGGGTGAACTGCTGCGCGCCAAGGGCGATCTGTCCGGCAGCCAGAATGCCTGGACCAGCGCCGACCAGGTGGTGGGCAAGTGGGAAGACTCGGTCAAGCTCGACACCGACAAGTACCTGGCCCAGTTCGGCAGTTTCCTGGTCAACGACAAGGTGCGCCGCTACGAAGGCTACGACTACGAAAAAGTCATGCTGACCACGCAGATGGCCCTGAACCTGCTGGCGGTCAATGATTTCGACGGCGCCCGCACCGCGATCAAGAAGACGCACGAACGTGAAGCGGTGATCGCCGACCTGCGCGACAAGGAATACCTCAAGAGCGAAGAGGAAGCCGAAAAGGAAGGCATCAAGACCGAGTACAAGGACTTGCAGGGCTACCCGGTCGCCAGCCTCGACGCGCCGGAAGTGGTCGGCCTGAAAAACAGCTACCAGAGTGCGTTCAGCCATTACCTGGCCGGTTTCGTATATGAAGCCCTGGGCGAGAAAGACCTCGCTGCGCCGGGCTATCGCAAGGCTGCCGAGCTGCGCCCGAACACCCCGCTGCTGGAGCAGGCGCTGGTCAACCTCGACAAGCCGGTCAAGAGCGACGACAGCGACATCCTGATCGTGGTGCAAAGCGGCCTGGCGCCGGCCCGCGACTCGATCCGAGTGCCACTGCCGCTGCCGATCTCCAACAACGTAGTAATCACTCCGCTGTCGTTCCCGATCATCAAACCTGACACCTCCACCGCGACATTCGCGCAGATCGGTGTCGATGGCCAACAGGTCGACCTGACCGCACTGAACAGCACCACCGCCATGTCCCGCCGCGCCCTGCGCGATGACATGCCGGGGATCATCCTGCGCACCACCGTGCGTGCGATCACCAAGGGTGTAGCGCAGAAGAAGATCAACGAAACCAACCCGCTTGCCGGTCTGGCGGTCGGTATTTCTTCAGCTGTGC
This window encodes:
- a CDS encoding DedA family protein; this encodes MLQQFLHDFGYFALFLGTFFEGETILVLAGFLAFREYMDIKLVVVVAFFGSYAGDQLWYFLGRKHGRKLLARKPRWQMMGDRALEHIRKHPDIWVLSFRFVYGLRTVMPVAIGLSGYPPGRYLLLNGIGAAIWATALAAAAYHFGAVLEGMLGSIKKYELWVLGALLVLGLGLWLRRRFKNARLAKKVYEEEQAEQLAKAERHQAEMAKSVDPKTPAE
- a CDS encoding sterol desaturase family protein, which produces MNFILYAVPFFFVLMAAELIADRCRGVSNYRLADAVNSISTGVLSTTTGLLTKGVGLVTYAFALEHLALVRLPADSVWVWVFAFVLYDFCYYWLHRMGHERNILWAAHSVHHQSEDYNLSTALRQTSTGFLLGWIFYLPMAVLGVPLLVFVTVAALNLLYQFWVHTRHIPKLGWFEWCFVTPSNHRAHHAQNALYMDRNYGGVFIIWDRMFGSFQEEDDNEPVIFGVTTPLASWNPLWANLQFYVQLWDDARRAERVWDKIRIWFMRTGWRPADVAAKYPMSKPDLSQFRKFEVPLDSRQQWYVGLQFGVYVALGSYLLNLERSLPTAALLLGWGVVAFGLFVLGVALENRPWAGKMEVLRLASNLPLVWLAPLVGLWPASPGIWVGLLSYSLLSGIGLYCCRQRLTRLAS
- the elbB gene encoding isoprenoid biosynthesis glyoxalase ElbB; this encodes MSKKVAVILSGCGVYDGAEIHESVITLLRLDQRGAQVQCFAPNIAQLHVINHLTGEEMPESRNVLVESARIARGNVKDLREADVEDFDALIVPGGFGAAKNLSNFAIEGAGCTVQPQVLALAEAFAEAGKPVGLICISPALAAKIYGPGVICTIGNDADTAAAMNKMGATHEDCAVTDIIEDKARKLVTTPAYMLAQTISEAASGINKLVDRVLELTHENDV
- a CDS encoding YaiI/YqxD family protein; translation: MRVWIDADACPKMAKELVVKFALKRRFEVVLVAGQPQSKPALAIVKLIVVPSGPDAADDYLVEHAVPGELVICSDIPLADRLVKKGVAALDPRGKEFDAQNMGERLATRNLFTDLREQGQVSGGPAPFGDREKQAFANALDRILTRLTRKP
- a CDS encoding FTR1 family protein; amino-acid sequence: MTAASRFLAWLVFPLCALSSFNLLADTVEGAPQALHLLDYISADYPPTVDSGKVIDDGEYREQLEFTQVLQGLIAGLPAKPEKAALEQGVTALHAAITAKQDGAEVARQARQLGAKLAVAYEVSQAPIITPDPTRGAPLYAQNCSVCHGDTGAGDGPAGLGMTPAPANLRDAARMDHLSLYAIYSTLGQGVEGTDMPAFADQLDDRQRWDLATYIAQFSADPATAKSDKTYNIADLARQTPAEVQAAEGPGAAAIFRVQRAQPPQVKRGPAQLLDYTAATLDKSLAAYRAGEHDQAYDLSVAAYLEGFELVESSLDNVDANVRKDTEKSLMAYRQSLQDGLPVLQAEQRLDAAKAKLKESAGLLGSDGLSWSLSYISGLLILLREGLEAILVLAAILAFLRNTGQQSAVRSVNVGWGLALLAGLGTWALAAYVIDVSGSQRELLEGATALFASVMVLWLGVWMHDRRHAAAWQDYIKQSLVGGGGRFGFAILAFFSVYRELFEVILFYETLWLQAGPAGHNAVLAGGATALVLLFGLAWVILRGSAKLPLTLFFSINAALLCALSVVFAGHGVKALQEAGIFGTRPVAFFDFDWLGIHADAYSLTAQAVAIAAIIVLYGRSWVAEKRRVAA
- a CDS encoding COG3014 family protein, producing the protein MRHSLLLPLLIAVVVQLSGCGAYRNYDLELEQTSDQLKAGNIDASLALIEAHNPDEEKDLLYYFEKGSVLSAGGEFAQSQNAWRSAEKIVIERQDAIETTGDKLLAAMGDHWGSIINDKLRRYDGYDYEKVMLTTQMALNQLAVNDFDGARADIKKTHEREALIARQREREYERVEEAAKNQGARVHYKDLQGYPVVMLDSPAVIALKNGYQSAFSHYLAGFTYEALGEKDLAAPGYRQAIELRPDMAFFQQALRDLDDPGRKADESDVLIIVQSGLAPGRSSVRVPYPVKLADGQVIVANVSFPVMVADTSTAPINQLGIDGRQQKLIAVNSITDMSLRTLRDDMPGIIQRTTYRAFLAADVQGTDNRRNPAKASYVTRYDGFEQADTRVWRTLPNLTQVTRLRLKKGDHLISLPNAPGTAPLRIRIDQNHQVIGVRVLGDRVFASGSAFQTADSAAARVVSGLK
- a CDS encoding COG3014 family protein produces the protein MAFRAPTLIALSAVTLLSGCSAFRNYDSELAQTNQQLATGNVDAALTLLEKNNTGPDKDLLYYFEKGELLRAKGDLSGSQNAWTSADQVVGKWEDSVKLDTDKYLAQFGSFLVNDKVRRYEGYDYEKVMLTTQMALNLLAVNDFDGARTAIKKTHEREAVIADLRDKEYLKSEEEAEKEGIKTEYKDLQGYPVASLDAPEVVGLKNSYQSAFSHYLAGFVYEALGEKDLAAPGYRKAAELRPNTPLLEQALVNLDKPVKSDDSDILIVVQSGLAPARDSIRVPLPLPISNNVVITPLSFPIIKPDTSTATFAQIGVDGQQVDLTALNSTTAMSRRALRDDMPGIILRTTVRAITKGVAQKKINETNPLAGLAVGISSAVLEGADTRTWRTLPDTTQVVRLRLKKGEHQVTLPSAVGGSQVKVTVDQRYQVITLRAVGNQVFAAGLAAHVTPSAGATAVASLKQP